Proteins encoded by one window of Deltaproteobacteria bacterium:
- the tuf gene encoding elongation factor Tu (EF-Tu; promotes GTP-dependent binding of aminoacyl-tRNA to the A-site of ribosomes during protein biosynthesis; when the tRNA anticodon matches the mRNA codon, GTP hydrolysis results; the inactive EF-Tu-GDP leaves the ribosome and release of GDP is promoted by elongation factor Ts; many prokaryotes have two copies of the gene encoding EF-Tu): MSKEKFERNKPHVNVGTIGHVDHGKTTLTAAITKVSAESG, translated from the coding sequence ATGTCGAAGGAGAAATTTGAGAGGAATAAGCCGCATGTTAACGTTGGGACTATTGGGCATGTGGATCATGGCAAGACTACGTTGACGGCAGCGATAACGAAGGTGTCGGCGGAGAGTGGGA